In Anaerotignum faecicola, the following are encoded in one genomic region:
- the gdhA gene encoding NADP-specific glutamate dehydrogenase, translating to MNYIDKVLAKLIEKNPAEPEFHQAATEVLNSLRPVFEKHPEYEEANLLERLVEPERAVVFRVPWVDDKGNVQVNRGFRVQFSSAIGPYKGGLRFHPSVNLGVIKFLGFEQIFKNSLTGLPIGGGKGGSDFDPKGKSDREVMAFCQSFMTELYKYIGKDTDVPAGDIGVGAREIGFLYGQYKKITGLYEGVLTGKGLTYGGSLARTQATGYGLVYIVNAMLKAVGKSLEGQTVVISGSGNVAIYACEKAQQSGAKVVTMSDSNGWIYDADGIDLAAVKEIKEVKRGRIKDYLNYHKNAQYTEGKGVWGVKCDVALPCATQNELNLDDAKTLIANGCYAVGEGANMPSTLDAIDAFLEAKVLFAPAKAANAGGVATSALEMSQNSMRLSWTFEEVDAKLKGIMENIYAEISSAAKEYGQENNFVMGANIAGFKKVAEAMMAQGIV from the coding sequence ATGAATTACATTGACAAAGTATTGGCTAAACTTATCGAAAAGAATCCTGCGGAGCCGGAATTTCATCAGGCGGCTACGGAGGTTCTTAATTCTCTCAGGCCTGTTTTTGAGAAACACCCTGAGTATGAAGAAGCAAACCTTCTTGAAAGGCTTGTAGAGCCTGAAAGGGCTGTTGTTTTCAGGGTGCCTTGGGTTGACGATAAGGGAAACGTACAGGTAAATAGGGGATTCCGCGTACAGTTTTCAAGCGCTATCGGGCCTTACAAAGGCGGTTTAAGGTTTCATCCGTCTGTAAATCTTGGAGTTATCAAGTTCCTTGGATTTGAACAGATTTTTAAAAATTCGCTTACAGGGCTTCCAATCGGCGGCGGCAAAGGCGGTTCCGATTTTGACCCTAAAGGCAAGAGCGACAGGGAAGTTATGGCATTTTGCCAAAGCTTTATGACTGAACTTTATAAATATATCGGTAAAGACACGGACGTTCCGGCCGGCGACATTGGCGTTGGCGCTCGTGAAATAGGTTTTCTTTACGGACAGTATAAAAAAATTACCGGGCTTTATGAAGGCGTGCTCACGGGAAAAGGCCTTACATACGGCGGTTCGCTTGCGCGTACACAGGCAACGGGATACGGCCTCGTTTATATTGTAAATGCTATGCTTAAAGCGGTCGGCAAGAGTCTTGAGGGACAAACAGTCGTTATTTCAGGTTCGGGAAACGTTGCGATTTATGCATGTGAAAAAGCGCAGCAGTCGGGCGCTAAAGTTGTTACAATGAGCGATTCAAACGGTTGGATTTATGATGCCGACGGAATCGATCTTGCCGCTGTAAAAGAAATTAAAGAAGTTAAGCGCGGACGTATTAAAGATTATCTTAACTATCATAAGAACGCCCAATATACGGAAGGAAAAGGCGTATGGGGCGTTAAGTGCGACGTTGCTCTTCCTTGCGCAACACAGAACGAGCTTAATCTTGATGATGCAAAAACTCTGATTGCAAACGGCTGCTATGCGGTTGGCGAAGGTGCAAATATGCCTTCAACACTTGACGCTATTGACGCTTTCCTCGAAGCGAAGGTGCTTTTTGCTCCTGCAAAAGCTGCGAATGCCGGCGGAGTTGCAACGAGCGCCCTTGAAATGAGCCAGAACAGCATGCGTTTAAGCTGGACGTTTGAAGAAGTTGACGCGAAGCTTAAAGGCATTATGGAAAATATATATGCAGAAATTTCTTCTGCCGCTAAAGAATACGGACAGGAAAATAATTTCGTAATGGGAGCTAACATTGCGGGCTTCAAGAAAGTTGCAGAAGCTATGATGGCACAGGGAATTGTATAA
- a CDS encoding TIGR01212 family radical SAM protein (This family includes YhcC from E. coli K-12, an uncharacterized radical SAM protein.): protein MDIVNFPYYTLNAHLRERFGCKVVKLSIDAGFTCPNRDGKISHGGCIFCSRGGSGDFAGNRLLPISRQLEAQKSLLKNKWPSAKYIAYFQAFTNTYATVPELRKKYYEALSVDDVIGLSVATRPDCLDDEIIELLREISRTKLLWVELGLQTSNEASAKFINRGYKNNVFEYAVNKLNSAGIETVVHIILGLPYETEKDMLESVRYACSFNINGIKLQLLHVLKDTPLYEIYTKTQFKTMSLEEYADIICKCLEIIPKNIVIHRLTGDGPKKDLIAPLWSADKKSSLNKLNKIMRKKNVFQGNKLIEITGLK from the coding sequence ATGGATATTGTAAATTTTCCATATTATACGCTTAACGCGCATCTAAGAGAAAGATTTGGCTGCAAAGTTGTAAAGCTAAGTATCGACGCCGGGTTCACATGCCCAAACCGCGACGGCAAAATATCTCACGGCGGATGTATTTTTTGCAGTCGAGGCGGAAGCGGAGACTTTGCGGGAAACCGCCTGCTGCCGATAAGCCGTCAGCTTGAAGCACAAAAATCACTGCTTAAAAACAAATGGCCCAGTGCAAAATATATAGCCTATTTCCAAGCGTTTACAAATACATACGCCACTGTGCCGGAACTTCGCAAAAAATATTATGAAGCTTTATCCGTCGACGACGTTATCGGATTATCGGTCGCAACGAGGCCTGACTGCCTTGATGATGAAATAATCGAACTTTTAAGGGAAATCAGCAGAACAAAACTATTGTGGGTGGAACTCGGGCTTCAGACTTCAAATGAAGCTTCCGCAAAATTTATAAATCGCGGCTATAAAAACAACGTTTTTGAATACGCCGTTAACAAGCTTAACTCCGCCGGAATAGAAACCGTTGTCCATATTATACTCGGCCTTCCGTATGAAACGGAAAAAGATATGCTTGAAAGCGTTAGATATGCATGTTCTTTTAATATAAACGGAATTAAACTGCAGCTTCTGCATGTCCTTAAAGACACTCCGCTTTACGAAATATATACAAAGACCCAATTCAAGACTATGTCGCTTGAAGAATATGCGGATATTATCTGCAAATGTCTTGAAATTATCCCTAAAAACATAGTAATACACCGCCTTACAGGCGACGGGCCGAAAAAAGACCTGATAGCCCCTCTATGGAGCGCAGATAAAAAGTCGTCGCTTAACAAATTGAATAAAATAATGCGGAAAAAAAATGTTTTTCAGGGCAATAAACTAATTGAGATAACGGGCCTTAAATGA
- a CDS encoding DUF4364 family protein has protein sequence MSDENKLAENKLIILYLLKKIDMPLSNNDIYQFVMERNIMDFISVQQYLSDLTDSVFIQAFEENGSTKYALTPSGEKAVALFEDNIAPWLKTAANEYISNNRRRIHNENDITAAYSLEENGEYIVKCGVSSPSGGLMINISVSVPEKEQAKLISNNWKANTSPIISSIFSALTKNYSGN, from the coding sequence ATGTCAGACGAAAATAAATTGGCTGAAAATAAGCTTATAATACTTTATTTGCTTAAAAAAATAGACATGCCCCTTTCAAATAACGACATATACCAATTTGTTATGGAAAGGAACATCATGGATTTTATATCTGTCCAACAGTATTTAAGCGATCTTACCGACAGTGTTTTTATACAGGCATTCGAGGAAAACGGCTCGACAAAATACGCTTTGACGCCTTCAGGCGAAAAGGCTGTTGCGCTTTTTGAAGATAATATAGCTCCGTGGCTTAAAACGGCTGCAAACGAATATATTTCAAACAACCGCCGCCGGATACATAACGAAAACGATATAACCGCCGCATATTCTTTGGAGGAAAACGGAGAATATATCGTCAAATGCGGCGTAAGCTCACCGTCGGGCGGTTTAATGATAAACATAAGCGTGTCGGTGCCTGAAAAAGAACAGGCAAAGCTCATATCAAATAATTGGAAAGCAAACACAAGCCCAATTATATCGTCTATTTTTTCGGCTTTAACAAAAAATTACAGCGGTAACTAA
- a CDS encoding PspC domain-containing protein — MPRRLYLSKNKKLTGVCGGIAECFGFEPAIVRIITVLLTLLFKWPVVIIYILLWIVMPSGQD; from the coding sequence ATGCCAAGGAGACTTTATTTATCTAAAAATAAAAAACTTACAGGCGTCTGCGGCGGTATTGCAGAATGTTTTGGGTTTGAGCCTGCTATTGTCAGGATAATAACAGTCCTTTTGACGCTGCTTTTTAAGTGGCCTGTGGTTATTATATATATACTGCTGTGGATAGTTATGCCAAGCGGGCAGGACTGA
- the yihA gene encoding ribosome biogenesis GTP-binding protein YihA/YsxC, with translation MEVINVNLEAVGVKHSQYPGTGLPEVAFVGKSNVGKSTLINAMVRRKALARTSSSPGKTRTINFYNVENLLYIVDVPGYGYAKAPKSEIEKWGRMIEEYLEKREELEAIVMLVDIRHEPGQNDILMYEWLKHYGYDIIIAATKVDKINRSQIQKQLSVIKKKLNLSAQDKLIPFSGVSKAGVEELWDVIENIVGIEKNN, from the coding sequence ATGGAAGTAATAAACGTAAACCTTGAAGCCGTCGGCGTTAAACACTCGCAGTATCCTGGCACCGGTCTGCCGGAGGTTGCGTTCGTGGGAAAAAGCAATGTCGGAAAGTCTACGCTTATAAATGCGATGGTACGCCGGAAAGCATTGGCAAGAACAAGTTCAAGCCCCGGAAAGACACGGACAATAAATTTTTATAATGTTGAGAACCTTTTGTACATCGTTGACGTTCCCGGATACGGATATGCCAAAGCCCCAAAAAGTGAGATTGAAAAGTGGGGAAGGATGATTGAGGAATATCTTGAAAAGAGGGAAGAACTTGAAGCGATAGTTATGCTTGTGGATATTCGTCATGAACCGGGCCAAAACGATATTTTGATGTATGAATGGCTTAAACATTACGGATATGATATTATAATTGCCGCCACTAAAGTTGATAAGATTAACAGAAGCCAGATACAAAAACAGCTTTCCGTTATAAAAAAGAAGCTTAACCTTTCGGCACAGGATAAACTTATTCCGTTTTCAGGCGTTTCAAAAGCAGGGGTTGAGGAACTTTGGGACGTTATAGAAAACATTGTCGGTATTGAAAAAAATAATTAA
- the lon gene encoding endopeptidase La, with protein sequence MGKLKFPLLPLRGMAVLPYTVVSFPVGRQSSLNAVEKAQERDDLIFLVMQKDSQVNEPGLLDLYEIGVVAKVKQVLKLPNSMTHIIAEGLSRGKLNYLLKENDCFYGEISSVKEDDIFEGNIHIDALMSLAMEKQEEYFSINSKSTASEAVISAVSAKTPGKLADVITAGLAIDVYEKQSLLERTEPLARLGEVINILNREIEFIKLKSEIEGKVRKRVEENQKEFYLREQLKVIQEELGDKDGIQALAEKYIKTAEDKNMPETVKDVVKREAEKLSKMSVTAPESNVVRNYVEYILELPWTEESREIHNISKAEKILDSEHYGLKDVKERITEYLAVRQNTGENFPTIICLSGPPGVGKTSVAKSIAKATGRKYVRMSLGGIKDEAEIRGHRRTYIGAMSGRILNAVKQAGTINPLILLDEVDKLSVSLNGDPASALLEVLDSEQNNNFRDHYLEIPYDLSKVLFICTANDVSRIPGPLRDRMEFINISGYTLDEKVNIALKHLYPKQLKLNGISKRQLKIGEDIMETIINNYTREAGVRGLEREIGRICRKTVKELLEGEIKSVKITEGNIEKYLGRPKVRRLAANESPKVGVVRGLAWTSAGGETLEVEVSAMKGSGRFELTGNMGDVMKESAKAAITYIRSKASEIKLNENFYKETDLHIHIPEGAVPKDGPSAGITMATAIVSALTGVSVRNDVAMTGEITIRGRVLAIGGLKEKILAAKQAGIKTVIIPSENEKDYIDMPDNVKEGMEFIFAKGAEDVFNNAMAGGESIWK encoded by the coding sequence ATGGGCAAACTTAAATTTCCCCTTCTGCCTTTAAGGGGTATGGCTGTTTTACCGTATACGGTAGTCAGTTTTCCGGTTGGACGGCAAAGCTCCCTTAATGCTGTCGAAAAGGCGCAGGAGAGGGACGATCTTATATTTTTGGTTATGCAGAAGGATTCGCAGGTAAATGAGCCTGGGCTTTTGGATCTTTATGAAATAGGCGTTGTTGCCAAAGTTAAACAGGTGTTAAAGCTTCCAAACAGCATGACTCATATTATTGCCGAAGGACTTTCAAGAGGAAAGCTGAATTATTTGCTGAAAGAAAACGACTGTTTTTACGGAGAAATTTCGTCAGTTAAAGAGGACGATATATTTGAAGGCAATATCCATATAGACGCGCTTATGTCGTTGGCTATGGAAAAGCAGGAGGAGTATTTTTCGATTAACAGTAAATCGACGGCCTCTGAAGCCGTTATAAGCGCAGTTTCGGCCAAAACTCCCGGAAAACTCGCCGACGTTATAACGGCGGGGCTTGCAATAGACGTTTATGAAAAACAGAGCCTTTTGGAAAGAACGGAACCTCTTGCCCGGCTTGGTGAGGTTATAAATATATTAAACAGGGAGATAGAATTTATAAAACTTAAATCCGAAATAGAAGGCAAGGTCCGAAAGCGCGTTGAAGAAAATCAGAAGGAGTTTTATTTGCGGGAACAGCTTAAAGTAATTCAGGAAGAATTAGGCGATAAGGACGGGATTCAGGCTCTGGCGGAAAAATATATTAAAACGGCGGAAGATAAAAATATGCCTGAAACAGTTAAAGACGTTGTGAAAAGGGAGGCGGAAAAACTCTCAAAAATGTCTGTTACCGCCCCCGAATCAAATGTGGTGAGAAATTATGTCGAATATATATTAGAACTTCCGTGGACCGAAGAAAGCCGCGAAATACATAACATATCAAAAGCCGAAAAGATACTTGATTCCGAACACTACGGCCTTAAAGACGTTAAAGAACGGATAACGGAGTATTTAGCGGTAAGGCAGAATACGGGAGAAAATTTCCCTACTATTATATGCCTAAGCGGGCCTCCGGGAGTCGGCAAAACTTCCGTTGCCAAATCCATTGCCAAGGCGACGGGACGGAAATATGTGAGGATGTCCCTCGGCGGTATAAAGGATGAGGCTGAAATAAGGGGGCACAGAAGGACATATATAGGAGCAATGAGCGGACGTATTTTAAATGCCGTTAAACAGGCCGGGACAATTAATCCGCTTATACTGCTTGACGAAGTGGACAAGCTCTCTGTTTCGCTGAATGGAGATCCGGCTTCGGCCCTTCTTGAAGTGCTTGACAGCGAGCAGAATAATAATTTCAGGGATCATTATTTGGAAATACCGTATGACTTGTCAAAAGTCCTTTTTATATGCACTGCAAACGATGTAAGCCGTATACCGGGACCGTTGAGGGACAGGATGGAATTTATAAACATATCCGGTTACACCCTTGACGAGAAAGTCAATATAGCGCTGAAGCATTTATATCCCAAACAGCTTAAACTAAACGGTATTTCAAAACGTCAGCTTAAAATCGGCGAGGACATTATGGAAACAATTATAAACAATTATACAAGGGAAGCCGGCGTAAGGGGGCTTGAAAGGGAGATTGGGCGAATTTGCAGGAAAACTGTAAAAGAGCTGCTTGAAGGGGAAATAAAGAGCGTTAAAATTACCGAAGGAAACATTGAAAAATATCTGGGGAGGCCAAAAGTAAGACGGCTTGCCGCAAATGAAAGCCCTAAAGTCGGCGTTGTTCGCGGCCTTGCATGGACAAGCGCAGGCGGAGAAACACTTGAAGTTGAAGTCAGCGCAATGAAAGGAAGCGGGAGGTTTGAACTCACCGGAAACATGGGCGACGTTATGAAAGAATCTGCAAAGGCAGCCATAACTTATATACGTTCAAAGGCTTCGGAAATAAAGTTGAACGAGAACTTTTATAAAGAAACAGACCTTCATATACATATACCGGAAGGGGCTGTCCCGAAAGACGGGCCTTCAGCGGGAATCACTATGGCTACTGCCATAGTTTCGGCGCTGACGGGCGTATCGGTGAGAAACGATGTGGCTATGACGGGTGAAATTACAATCAGAGGCCGTGTGCTTGCGATAGGCGGCCTTAAAGAAAAAATTTTAGCCGCAAAGCAGGCGGGTATTAAAACTGTTATTATCCCGTCGGAAAATGAGAAGGACTATATCGATATGCCTGACAATGTAAAAGAAGGCATGGAATTTATATTTGCCAAGGGCGCGGAAGATGTTTTTAACAATGCCATGGCGGGAGGAGAAAGTATATGGAAGTAA
- the lonB gene encoding ATP-dependent protease LonB, which translates to MVVIIGQLIFTVIAGMYFYGALKNQRNTRSAGTLESSRAMERIQRMRKVKLTEPLAEKVRPKALGDIIGQEEGIEALRAALCGKNPQHVIIYGPPGIGKTAAARLMLEEAKNVKGSPFAKDAPFIEMDATTIRFDERSIADPLMGSVHDPIYQGAGAYGAAGVPQPKEGAVTKANGGILFIDEIGELHPMQMNKLLKVLEDRKVFLTSAYYNSDSKTIPKHVHDIFQNGLPADFRLVGATTRSPEDIPPALRSRCTEIFFDSLKKCHIKRIAENAAESVSMEFGSDAAERVTMFASSGREAVNIMQTAATVALLDERNKVLTDDIERVVKWGRYSPRIEFKVPEKGRPGCVNGLGVFGSGGTLLTIEAWAKKAENGKGRLKVTGIVEEEEIKNGSQTMKRSSTAKSSVQNVLTLLERDYGIDYSDYNIHLNFPGGIPVDGPSAGIAIFTAIYSAVTNKIPDPSLAMTGEISICGRVLPVGGVPRKIEAAVEAGAKRVIIPKDNFQKSFEKMDIEIIAVEKAEEILNICFIEENKGILTA; encoded by the coding sequence ATGGTTGTTATTATAGGGCAGCTTATATTTACGGTTATTGCCGGCATGTACTTTTATGGGGCGCTTAAAAATCAACGCAATACGCGTTCGGCAGGAACGCTTGAATCAAGCAGGGCAATGGAACGTATACAAAGAATGAGGAAAGTTAAACTGACAGAACCCTTGGCAGAAAAAGTGCGTCCGAAAGCCCTCGGCGATATTATAGGACAGGAGGAAGGAATTGAAGCTTTGAGGGCCGCTTTGTGCGGCAAAAACCCGCAGCACGTTATTATATACGGACCGCCCGGAATAGGAAAAACGGCGGCAGCGCGGCTTATGCTTGAAGAGGCGAAAAATGTTAAGGGGTCGCCATTTGCAAAAGACGCCCCGTTTATAGAAATGGACGCCACAACGATACGCTTTGACGAAAGAAGTATTGCCGATCCGCTTATGGGTTCCGTACACGACCCTATTTATCAGGGTGCGGGAGCATACGGCGCCGCCGGAGTGCCGCAGCCGAAAGAAGGCGCTGTTACAAAGGCTAACGGAGGCATACTTTTTATAGATGAAATCGGTGAACTCCACCCTATGCAGATGAATAAGCTACTCAAAGTGCTTGAAGACAGGAAGGTTTTTTTAACAAGCGCATATTATAACAGCGACAGCAAAACTATACCGAAACATGTGCATGACATTTTCCAAAACGGCCTTCCGGCTGATTTCAGGCTTGTGGGCGCTACGACAAGATCTCCGGAGGATATACCGCCGGCACTGCGCAGCCGATGTACGGAAATATTTTTTGACAGCCTTAAAAAATGCCATATTAAGCGCATTGCGGAAAATGCCGCCGAAAGCGTTTCGATGGAATTTGGCAGCGATGCGGCAGAACGTGTTACAATGTTTGCTTCAAGCGGAAGGGAAGCCGTAAATATAATGCAGACCGCGGCGACGGTTGCGCTTTTGGACGAGCGAAACAAAGTTTTGACAGACGATATTGAGAGAGTTGTCAAATGGGGCAGATACTCGCCGAGGATTGAATTTAAAGTTCCGGAGAAGGGAAGGCCGGGATGTGTTAACGGTTTAGGAGTTTTCGGAAGCGGAGGGACGCTTTTGACTATCGAAGCATGGGCGAAAAAAGCCGAAAACGGAAAGGGACGGCTTAAGGTCACAGGCATTGTTGAGGAAGAAGAGATAAAAAACGGCAGTCAGACGATGAAAAGGTCGAGCACTGCAAAATCTTCGGTACAAAATGTTTTAACGCTTTTGGAAAGGGATTACGGGATAGATTATTCGGATTATAATATACACTTGAATTTTCCGGGCGGAATACCTGTGGACGGACCGTCGGCCGGGATTGCAATTTTTACCGCAATTTATTCGGCTGTAACAAATAAAATTCCGGATCCGTCTTTGGCGATGACGGGGGAAATTTCAATTTGCGGGCGCGTACTGCCTGTAGGAGGAGTTCCGAGAAAAATCGAAGCGGCTGTCGAGGCTGGGGCAAAAAGGGTGATTATACCGAAAGACAACTTCCAAAAATCTTTTGAGAAAATGGATATAGAAATTATTGCCGTTGAAAAAGCAGAGGAAATACTTAATATCTGCTTTATAGAAGAGAATAAAGGAATACTTACCGCTTAA
- the smpB gene encoding SsrA-binding protein SmpB: MAKGKGSSLIAQNKKAYHDYFIEETFQAGLSLAGTEVKSLRQGKCSLKESFIRIESGEAFIYNMHISPYEQGNIFNKDPLRTRRLLLHKAEINKIGRSIQEAGYTVVPLKVYFYKSLVKMDIGIAKGKKLYDKRQTIAKKDQLREAEKDFKIRNLTV; encoded by the coding sequence TTGGCTAAAGGAAAAGGCTCAAGCCTTATTGCACAAAATAAAAAGGCTTATCATGATTATTTTATAGAAGAAACCTTTCAGGCAGGATTATCTCTTGCGGGTACTGAGGTTAAAAGTTTAAGGCAGGGAAAGTGCAGTCTTAAAGAGAGCTTTATCCGTATTGAAAGCGGGGAAGCGTTTATTTATAATATGCACATAAGCCCGTACGAACAGGGGAATATATTTAATAAGGATCCCCTTAGGACAAGGCGGCTTCTGCTCCACAAAGCGGAGATTAACAAAATAGGCCGTTCAATACAGGAAGCCGGATATACTGTTGTGCCGCTTAAAGTATATTTTTACAAAAGCCTTGTAAAAATGGATATCGGCATAGCGAAAGGCAAGAAGCTTTATGATAAGCGTCAGACTATAGCAAAAAAGGATCAGCTTAGAGAAGCCGAAAAGGATTTTAAAATCCGTAACCTAACAGTCTGA
- a CDS encoding CapA family protein yields the protein MINLKAAAVAFSMAFSGIGGGMGTAEEAIKTEISIIEESSDIKNEETSEVKLTFIGDIMCHSWQYNEAYNSETGEYDFNHNYQDVKKYFDNADLVIGNFETVLAGEGAGGYSDYPIFNSPDSFAEAMKNAGIDIVTTANNHCMDKRAAGLLRTIDVLDSLGIEHIGTYKSAEDRENILIKDVNGIKIAFLSYTYGTNGIPAPEGYLVNMLDENLIKNDISRAKAEGADFIVVLPHMGVEYETYTRDAYKEWADKMFEAGADIVVASHPHVLQPMEFKEVDNGDGTTRDCFVIYSMGNFISSQTTPPRNAGIILNINIKKEGEMRPEISQVSFVPIWTQFRNVNEQDHFIVRSVYEMLSLPDNVLRETVRKKDIDRLWQIHSETTSLLLGREVPYEQMKDEYIFEKVQNK from the coding sequence GTGATAAATTTAAAAGCGGCGGCAGTAGCGTTTTCTATGGCTTTTTCGGGAATAGGAGGAGGCATGGGAACTGCTGAAGAAGCCATAAAAACGGAAATATCGATTATTGAAGAAAGTTCCGATATAAAAAATGAAGAAACAAGTGAAGTTAAGCTCACGTTTATAGGGGATATTATGTGCCATAGCTGGCAGTATAATGAAGCGTACAACAGCGAAACAGGCGAGTATGATTTCAACCACAATTATCAGGATGTTAAAAAATATTTTGATAACGCTGATTTGGTTATAGGAAATTTTGAAACTGTTTTAGCGGGAGAAGGCGCGGGAGGATACAGTGATTATCCGATATTTAATTCGCCAGACAGCTTCGCCGAAGCGATGAAAAATGCAGGAATTGATATTGTTACGACGGCTAATAATCATTGTATGGACAAGCGTGCCGCGGGGCTTTTAAGAACTATTGATGTGCTTGACAGTTTAGGAATAGAACATATAGGAACGTATAAAAGCGCCGAGGATAGGGAAAATATATTAATCAAAGACGTTAACGGCATTAAAATAGCGTTTCTTTCATATACATACGGTACAAACGGAATACCGGCGCCGGAAGGATACCTTGTGAATATGCTTGATGAAAATTTAATCAAGAATGATATTTCCAGGGCTAAAGCGGAAGGGGCAGATTTTATTGTCGTACTGCCGCATATGGGCGTCGAGTATGAAACGTATACAAGGGACGCCTACAAGGAATGGGCGGATAAAATGTTTGAAGCGGGGGCGGATATAGTTGTCGCAAGCCATCCGCATGTGCTTCAGCCTATGGAATTTAAAGAAGTTGATAATGGCGACGGAACAACAAGGGATTGTTTTGTTATTTATTCAATGGGGAATTTTATATCTTCGCAGACGACTCCGCCGAGAAACGCCGGCATAATATTAAATATTAATATAAAAAAGGAAGGCGAAATGCGGCCCGAAATTTCACAGGTATCTTTTGTGCCCATATGGACGCAGTTCAGAAATGTTAACGAACAGGATCACTTTATAGTAAGGAGCGTTTACGAAATGCTCTCCCTTCCCGACAATGTGCTTAGGGAAACTGTAAGAAAAAAAGATATTGACAGGCTGTGGCAGATACACAGCGAAACTACTTCTCTGCTGCTGGGAAGGGAAGTGCCTTATGAGCAGATGAAAGACGAGTATATATTTGAAAAAGTTCAAAATAAATAA
- a CDS encoding cupin domain-containing protein codes for MIKKSGTRKTVEMKNAQGGLNSIFAELLLEGDEFTAAGRLFNFVTFPPNSSIGYHVHNGESETYVVLKGEGIYNDNGTEVEVKAGDVTYCAPGEGHGLENRGSEDLVIAALIMFDKTK; via the coding sequence GTGATTAAAAAAAGCGGTACAAGAAAAACTGTTGAAATGAAAAACGCACAGGGAGGATTAAACAGCATATTTGCTGAACTTCTTTTGGAAGGCGACGAGTTTACGGCGGCCGGAAGGCTTTTTAATTTTGTTACATTTCCGCCGAACAGTTCCATAGGATACCATGTACATAACGGAGAAAGCGAAACATATGTTGTGCTTAAAGGAGAAGGAATTTATAACGATAACGGTACCGAAGTTGAGGTTAAAGCGGGCGATGTTACTTATTGCGCTCCGGGCGAAGGCCACGGCTTGGAAAACAGGGGCAGCGAGGATCTTGTGATCGCGGCTCTTATTATGTTTGACAAAACAAAATAA
- the rlmH gene encoding 23S rRNA (pseudouridine(1915)-N(3))-methyltransferase RlmH: MKITVVCVGRLKEKYWVDAVKEYSKRLSKYIKLEIAELPDEKASETMSAAQEEQVKEKEGRRILKAVKDDSFIITLEVGGKSLSSEEFAKLVDVSMTRGISHITFVIGGSLGLSGEVIGKSSFHLSFSKMTFPHQMMRVILLEQIYRAVKINKNEPYHK, from the coding sequence ATGAAAATAACGGTTGTTTGCGTTGGCCGCCTTAAAGAAAAATATTGGGTTGACGCGGTTAAAGAGTATTCAAAAAGGCTTTCTAAATATATAAAGCTTGAAATAGCAGAGCTCCCGGATGAGAAGGCGTCGGAAACAATGAGCGCGGCGCAGGAGGAACAAGTTAAGGAAAAGGAAGGACGGCGGATATTAAAGGCTGTTAAAGACGATTCGTTTATAATCACTTTGGAAGTCGGCGGCAAAAGCCTTTCTTCGGAGGAATTTGCAAAGCTTGTTGACGTAAGTATGACGCGCGGCATAAGCCATATAACTTTTGTTATAGGAGGCTCTTTGGGGCTAAGCGGGGAGGTTATCGGAAAAAGCAGTTTCCATTTAAGTTTTTCCAAAATGACATTTCCACACCAGATGATGAGAGTTATTCTTCTGGAGCAGATATATAGAGCCGTTAAAATAAATAAAAACGAACCTTATCATAAATGA